The following proteins are co-located in the Candidatus Palauibacter polyketidifaciens genome:
- the bshA gene encoding N-acetyl-alpha-D-glucosaminyl L-malate synthase BshA, producing the protein MNVNQDEDGTMKIGITCYPTYGGSGAIATELGLGLARRGHEVHFISYAQPFRLTHFIDGVYFHEVEVNRYPLFEYPPYSLALAVTMHEVARREELDLLHVHYAIPHATAGWIARDMLRDGGRDVKLVTTLHGTDITLVGQDPSYWSITRFSIEKSDRLTAVSDWLRERTHRDFDCSRCAIEVIPNFVDPKIYDRERYRGRHQLARAGEKVVMHISNFRAVKRIPDLMEMFARIHDALPARLILVGDGPERQRAAEIAAELDMAERVVFLGKIDSVAELLASADLFLLPSEQESFGLVALEAQASGVPVVGSSGTGIDEVVAHGATGYLHPVGSVAAMSASAISLLSDEARWGAFSRASRERALERFTIDRILPLYESLYERVLAEGDESGVRTA; encoded by the coding sequence ATGAACGTGAATCAGGATGAAGACGGGACGATGAAGATCGGGATCACGTGCTATCCGACGTACGGGGGCTCCGGAGCGATCGCCACCGAGCTGGGGCTCGGCCTCGCCCGCCGGGGGCACGAGGTACACTTCATCTCCTATGCGCAGCCCTTCCGTCTCACCCACTTCATCGATGGCGTCTACTTCCACGAAGTCGAGGTCAACCGCTACCCGCTGTTCGAGTATCCCCCCTACTCGCTCGCGCTCGCCGTCACGATGCACGAAGTGGCGCGACGCGAGGAACTCGACCTGCTCCATGTGCATTACGCGATCCCGCACGCCACGGCCGGATGGATCGCGCGCGACATGCTCCGGGACGGAGGCCGCGACGTGAAGCTCGTCACGACACTGCACGGCACGGACATCACGCTCGTGGGCCAGGACCCGTCGTACTGGTCGATCACCCGCTTCTCGATCGAGAAGTCCGACCGGCTCACCGCCGTCTCCGACTGGCTCCGCGAGCGGACGCACCGCGACTTCGACTGCAGCCGCTGCGCGATCGAGGTCATCCCGAACTTCGTCGATCCGAAGATCTACGACCGAGAGCGCTACCGGGGCCGCCACCAGCTCGCGCGGGCCGGAGAGAAGGTCGTGATGCACATCTCGAACTTTCGGGCGGTCAAGCGGATCCCGGATCTCATGGAGATGTTCGCACGGATCCACGACGCCTTGCCGGCTCGCCTCATCCTCGTGGGAGACGGTCCGGAACGGCAGCGCGCCGCGGAGATCGCCGCGGAGCTGGACATGGCCGAGCGCGTCGTCTTTCTCGGCAAGATCGACTCCGTCGCCGAACTCCTCGCCAGCGCTGATCTCTTCCTGCTCCCGAGCGAGCAGGAGTCCTTCGGTCTGGTGGCGCTGGAAGCGCAGGCCTCCGGGGTCCCCGTCGTGGGGTCCTCCGGAACGGGCATCGACGAAGTCGTGGCGCACGGCGCGACGGGCTACCTGCACCCCGTGGGGTCGGTCGCAGCCATGTCGGCGTCGGCGATCTCGCTGCTGAGCGACGAGGCGCGCTGGGGCGCGTTCTCTCGCGCATCGCGTGAGCGCGCTCTCGAACGCTTCACGATCGACCGTATCCTCCCGCTCTACGAGTCACTTTACGAGAGAGTCCTCGCGGAGGGGGACGAGTCCGGGGTCCGAACGGCGTGA
- a CDS encoding undecaprenyl-diphosphate phosphatase — MNPFEALVLGVVQGLTEFLPVSSSGHLVLGQALFGIELPGVVFEVTVHVATLCAVCWVYRGRLAELVRGVCSGDRRSIGDVGLLAAATLPAAAVGLGLRSTLEPTFERPVLAAAMLLVTGAFVWSIRRLSRRSTRARPTTGGSLAIGLAQAVAILPGISRSGSTVAAATAAGVEPRHAAEFSFLLSIPAIGGAAVLQAPNLGEAGLAVGMLPLGLAFAASALSGVLAIRIFLRMLERRLFHRFAWYCWLVGGGYLAAAAIWPALRG; from the coding sequence GTGAATCCGTTCGAAGCCCTTGTCCTCGGCGTCGTACAGGGCCTCACCGAGTTCCTGCCCGTGTCGAGTTCCGGGCATCTCGTTCTCGGGCAGGCGCTCTTCGGGATCGAACTCCCCGGCGTCGTGTTCGAGGTCACCGTGCATGTCGCAACGCTTTGCGCCGTGTGCTGGGTCTATCGCGGACGCCTCGCGGAACTGGTTCGGGGGGTGTGCTCGGGGGACCGCCGGAGTATCGGGGATGTCGGACTCCTCGCCGCAGCCACGCTCCCCGCCGCTGCCGTCGGGCTCGGCCTGCGGAGCACGCTGGAGCCCACATTCGAGCGGCCCGTGCTCGCGGCGGCGATGCTGCTGGTCACCGGCGCCTTCGTCTGGTCGATCCGGCGCCTGTCCCGCCGGAGCACGCGTGCGCGGCCGACGACCGGCGGGTCGCTGGCGATCGGCCTCGCACAGGCGGTCGCGATCCTGCCCGGCATCTCGCGTTCCGGGAGCACCGTGGCCGCGGCGACCGCCGCCGGGGTCGAACCTCGCCACGCGGCCGAGTTCTCCTTTCTCCTCTCCATCCCGGCGATCGGAGGGGCGGCCGTGCTGCAGGCGCCGAATCTCGGGGAGGCCGGACTTGCGGTCGGGATGCTGCCCCTCGGGCTCGCCTTCGCGGCTTCGGCCCTGTCAGGGGTCCTTGCCATTCGTATCTTCCTGCGGATGCTCGAGCGGCGTTTATTCCACCGGTTCGCCTGGTACTGCTGGCTCGTCGGCGGGGGATACCTGGCCGCGGCCGCGATCTGGCCGGCGCTTCGTGGATGA
- the secD gene encoding protein translocase subunit SecD, producing MIWIAVLVAICGFALVPETIVDEVTGESEQVWPLKLGLDLQGGMHLAVEIYDPEGTLSGQDLDDAVERTLTTIRNRIDEFGVREPTIQRSGNRIIIELAGVDDPEQAKRIATETAFMEFKIVTDGQEFMDALERIDRAIVNEVGIENLQVTTLETEPEVDLSDILGGADSAAAEDPADEAETEDPAADSIAAEEGDAETADAAEAADEATARPLSALLGQGRILGEYLVPQEDQPTAAAWLELEGVRDALPRGVTLHWGVEQVGAGAGSYVPLYVLEAEPLITGDMLQDAGPANRDPTFNQPIVPFETTRRGSRVFERGTARNIGENMAIVLDDRVQSYAVIRSVLSRRAQIELTPGASFQEAQELALVLRAGALPMPIEVVEERNVSASLGEDSIRQGRTAFIIGIVGVIIVMMIYYRAAGILAVGALLTYVIFMLGGLAGLDATLTLPGIAGLILSIGMAVDANVLIFERVREELAAGKTPRTAVDAGFGNALSAIVDANLTTLITGIILFQFGTGAVRGFAVTLCIGILASFFSAIYVTRTLFIMYLNRRGSRESVSI from the coding sequence TTGATCTGGATCGCCGTTCTGGTAGCCATTTGTGGTTTCGCCCTGGTGCCCGAGACGATCGTGGACGAGGTCACGGGCGAGTCCGAGCAGGTCTGGCCGCTCAAGCTCGGATTGGACCTCCAGGGCGGGATGCACCTCGCAGTCGAGATCTACGACCCCGAGGGCACCTTGAGCGGGCAGGATCTCGACGACGCGGTCGAACGCACGCTCACGACGATTCGGAACCGGATCGACGAGTTCGGCGTCCGCGAGCCGACGATCCAGCGCTCGGGCAACCGCATCATCATCGAGCTCGCCGGGGTCGACGACCCGGAGCAGGCGAAGCGGATCGCCACGGAGACCGCGTTCATGGAGTTCAAGATCGTCACGGACGGTCAGGAATTCATGGACGCGCTCGAGCGGATCGACCGCGCGATCGTGAACGAGGTGGGGATCGAGAACCTGCAGGTCACGACGCTCGAGACCGAGCCGGAAGTGGACCTCAGCGACATCCTCGGCGGCGCCGATTCCGCCGCGGCGGAGGATCCGGCCGACGAAGCCGAAACAGAGGATCCGGCCGCCGACTCCATCGCGGCCGAGGAGGGCGACGCGGAGACCGCGGACGCGGCGGAAGCGGCGGACGAAGCCACGGCTCGGCCGCTCTCGGCCCTCCTCGGACAGGGACGGATCCTCGGCGAGTATCTCGTCCCGCAGGAAGATCAGCCGACGGCGGCGGCGTGGCTCGAACTCGAGGGCGTCCGGGACGCGCTCCCCCGGGGCGTCACGCTCCACTGGGGAGTGGAGCAGGTCGGGGCGGGCGCCGGATCCTACGTGCCGCTCTATGTATTGGAGGCGGAGCCCCTGATCACGGGCGACATGCTTCAGGACGCGGGGCCCGCGAACCGCGACCCGACGTTCAACCAGCCGATCGTCCCCTTCGAGACGACCCGGCGCGGTTCGCGGGTCTTCGAGCGCGGTACGGCGCGCAACATCGGCGAAAACATGGCCATCGTCCTCGACGACCGAGTCCAGAGCTACGCGGTCATCCGCAGCGTCCTGAGCCGGCGCGCCCAGATTGAGCTCACGCCGGGAGCGTCCTTCCAGGAGGCGCAGGAGCTCGCGCTCGTCCTCCGGGCCGGCGCGCTGCCGATGCCGATCGAGGTCGTCGAGGAGCGCAACGTGAGCGCCTCGCTCGGCGAAGACTCCATCCGGCAGGGCCGCACCGCCTTCATCATCGGGATCGTCGGCGTGATCATCGTCATGATGATCTACTACCGGGCGGCGGGAATACTCGCCGTCGGGGCGCTGCTCACGTACGTCATTTTCATGCTGGGCGGCCTGGCCGGCCTCGACGCGACGCTCACCCTGCCGGGAATCGCGGGTCTCATCCTCTCGATCGGGATGGCGGTGGACGCGAACGTCCTCATCTTCGAACGGGTGCGAGAGGAACTCGCCGCCGGGAAGACGCCGCGCACCGCGGTGGACGCGGGGTTCGGCAACGCGCTGTCGGCGATCGTGGACGCGAACCTCACGACGCTCATCACCGGGATCATCCTCTTCCAGTTCGGGACCGGCGCGGTGCGAGGTTTCGCGGTGACGCTTTGCATCGGGATCCTCGCGTCGTTCTTCTCCGCGATCTACGTGACGCGGACGCTCTTCATCATGTACCTGAACCGACGCGGCTCCCGGGAGTCCGTGAGCATATAG
- the secF gene encoding protein translocase subunit SecF, with translation MRVFQNANYKFLSMRRPAYFASAAIITIGLLSIVFRGGLRTGVEFTGGVLLEVQFSETTDVGQIRDALTAGGTTGVQIQQLRTVGAETFDFLLRVPVGEEEDQNAIRDQIRTSLETQYSAASFEIARGDTLSAKVGDEFQRTAVIAVLLSFLLTLIYLAFRFEWRFGVAAVIATVHDMLITFGFISLFDIEINLATVAAILTIIGYSLNDTIVVFDRVRENLRKKRKEAYDVTLNRSLNETLPRTVLTSGTTLIALLSLVVIGGAVIRPFAGVLIIGVLVGTYSSIFVASPVLVEIHERARKRAALAARA, from the coding sequence ATGAGGGTCTTCCAGAACGCGAACTACAAGTTCCTTTCCATGCGCCGGCCGGCGTACTTCGCGTCGGCCGCGATCATCACGATCGGCCTCCTGTCGATCGTCTTCCGCGGCGGGCTGCGGACGGGGGTCGAGTTTACGGGCGGCGTGCTGCTCGAGGTCCAGTTCTCGGAGACGACCGACGTGGGTCAGATCCGCGACGCGCTGACGGCCGGAGGCACGACGGGGGTCCAGATTCAGCAGCTGCGGACGGTCGGAGCGGAGACCTTCGATTTTCTGCTGCGCGTGCCTGTCGGCGAGGAAGAAGACCAGAACGCGATCCGGGACCAGATCAGGACGAGCCTGGAGACGCAGTACTCCGCCGCGAGCTTCGAGATCGCGCGCGGCGATACGCTGAGCGCCAAGGTCGGCGACGAGTTCCAGCGCACCGCCGTCATCGCCGTGCTCCTGTCATTCCTCCTGACGCTGATCTACCTCGCCTTCCGCTTCGAGTGGCGGTTCGGCGTGGCCGCCGTCATCGCGACGGTGCACGACATGCTCATCACCTTCGGGTTCATCTCGCTGTTCGACATCGAGATCAACCTCGCCACTGTCGCCGCGATCCTCACGATCATCGGGTATTCGCTGAACGACACGATCGTCGTCTTCGACCGCGTGCGGGAGAATCTCAGGAAGAAGCGGAAGGAAGCGTACGACGTGACGCTGAACCGCAGCCTGAACGAGACGCTGCCCCGAACGGTCCTCACCAGCGGGACGACGCTGATCGCGCTGCTTTCGCTGGTCGTCATCGGGGGCGCCGTGATTCGGCCCTTCGCCGGCGTGCTCATCATCGGGGTTCTCGTCGGGACGTATTCCTCGATCTTCGTGGCGTCCCCCGTTCTCGTCGAGATTCACGAGCGGGCGCGCAAGCGCGCCGCGCTCGCCGCCCGCGCCTGA
- the mutL gene encoding DNA mismatch repair endonuclease MutL codes for MNRPGTGGVQILPDHVANQIAAGEVVERPASVVKELAENAVDAGARRVEVAIRNGGKTEIRVSDDGSGMNREDAVLALDRHATSKIRSVDDLRSVRSFGFRGEALPSIAAVSRLELHTALSPEEGVRARVDFGRIRSVDDMPRRCGTTVTVRALFHDLPARAKFLRTSAAETRAAGEALVLLALANPAVGFRFESNRRASMDLAPARDWLGRIGQLWGDLAPTLIPVEGEGGPVRVRGFIQRPDAARARGGRRYTFVNGRPFRDPALLRLVDEAFRTTVVEGLRPSLFLQIETPPASVDVNVHPAKAEVRFRDRENVETAVRGAVRAALARLDSTAPVGVPATEPDPAPGHRTPSPGRGAKSRGEPPAEMPQFALFVSGRDDAAGTAEPGAETGAGGQKAAAEAPFVGPELWQLHDRYILAATREGLLIVDQHSAHERVLYEEIMARFEAGGGTSQALLFPVTLQFSPPEAEALEDLAGLLARQGFELEPFGERTWILTAAPQPHARFDAERCLREMVRELADGSPLVNAARNQHERVAMSMACKGAIKAGEPISPEEARELFDRLFATPLPGHDVHGRPTIVRLSVEELDRRFGRG; via the coding sequence ATGAACCGGCCGGGGACGGGTGGCGTGCAGATCCTGCCCGACCATGTCGCGAACCAGATCGCGGCGGGCGAGGTCGTGGAGCGTCCCGCCTCCGTCGTGAAGGAACTCGCCGAGAACGCGGTCGATGCGGGTGCGAGACGCGTCGAGGTCGCGATCCGCAACGGAGGGAAGACCGAGATCCGGGTCTCGGACGACGGGAGCGGGATGAATCGCGAGGACGCCGTACTCGCGCTGGATCGGCACGCGACGAGCAAGATCCGGAGCGTGGACGATCTGCGGAGCGTCCGCTCGTTCGGCTTCCGCGGCGAGGCGCTGCCCTCCATCGCGGCCGTGAGCCGATTGGAACTGCACACGGCCCTCAGCCCGGAAGAGGGGGTGCGGGCGCGGGTCGACTTCGGGCGCATCCGCAGCGTGGATGACATGCCGCGCCGGTGCGGCACGACGGTGACGGTCCGGGCGCTGTTCCATGACCTTCCGGCGCGCGCGAAGTTCCTCAGGACTTCGGCCGCCGAGACGCGGGCCGCGGGCGAAGCGCTCGTGCTCCTCGCGCTTGCGAACCCCGCCGTCGGCTTTCGGTTCGAGTCGAATCGCCGCGCCTCCATGGATCTCGCCCCGGCGCGGGACTGGCTCGGACGGATCGGCCAGCTCTGGGGAGACCTCGCCCCCACGCTCATTCCCGTGGAGGGGGAGGGCGGCCCCGTGCGGGTCCGGGGCTTCATCCAGCGGCCCGACGCCGCGCGTGCGAGGGGAGGGCGCCGCTACACCTTCGTGAACGGCCGTCCCTTCCGCGATCCCGCTCTCCTGCGGCTCGTGGATGAGGCGTTCCGGACGACGGTCGTCGAAGGCCTTCGCCCGAGCCTCTTCCTGCAGATCGAGACGCCGCCCGCCTCGGTGGATGTAAACGTCCATCCGGCGAAGGCGGAGGTGCGTTTCCGCGACCGCGAGAACGTGGAGACGGCCGTCCGGGGTGCGGTGCGCGCCGCGCTGGCGCGGCTCGATTCGACGGCGCCGGTGGGGGTCCCCGCCACCGAGCCCGATCCGGCGCCGGGCCATCGAACGCCCTCCCCCGGCCGTGGCGCGAAATCCCGCGGCGAGCCGCCCGCGGAGATGCCTCAGTTCGCCCTCTTCGTCTCCGGGCGGGACGACGCGGCCGGGACGGCCGAACCGGGGGCCGAAACCGGCGCGGGCGGGCAGAAGGCCGCGGCGGAGGCCCCGTTCGTCGGTCCGGAGCTGTGGCAGCTCCACGACCGCTACATCCTGGCCGCGACCCGCGAGGGGCTCCTCATCGTCGACCAGCACTCGGCACACGAACGCGTGCTCTACGAGGAGATCATGGCGCGGTTCGAAGCGGGAGGAGGCACCTCCCAGGCGCTCCTCTTTCCGGTCACCCTGCAGTTCTCGCCTCCGGAGGCCGAGGCGCTCGAGGATCTCGCCGGCCTGCTGGCCCGGCAGGGGTTCGAGCTGGAGCCGTTCGGCGAACGGACCTGGATTCTGACGGCGGCCCCGCAGCCCCACGCCCGGTTCGACGCCGAGCGCTGCCTGCGCGAGATGGTGCGGGAATTGGCGGACGGCTCCCCGCTTGTGAACGCCGCGCGCAACCAGCACGAGCGTGTCGCGATGAGCATGGCGTGCAAGGGAGCGATCAAGGCGGGCGAGCCCATCTCGCCGGAAGAGGCGAGGGAGCTCTTCGACCGGCTGTTCGCGACCCCGCTGCCCGGACACGATGTCCACGGCCGCCCGACGATCGTGCGCCTGAGCGTCGAGGAGCTCGACCGGCGGTTCGGCCGCGGGTAG
- a CDS encoding SLC13 family permease has translation MAHNRSEGRSGTRSRGQRIGLWLGPLLFLLMLLLDLEPGRPEVTRMAAVAVLMATWWITDAIPLFATALLPLLLFPILGIERTAETAPHYFNSTIVLFLGGFMIALTMEKWDVHRRIALWVIRAVGGGPARIVLGFMLAAAFLSMWISNTATAIMMVPVGLAVILRMEEQFGQGRTRAFSVSIMLGIAYACSAGGIATLVGTPPNLSLQRIFAITFPDAPHIAFGVWFVMALPIAALMLVFAWLLITRVFFRVPEEVTVDRDIVESEMRKLGSVAFEERAILVIFAATALLWVFRAPIEIGRFTIPGWSSLLRYGHLIDDGTVAITMACILFLVPTRSPGARSATVMGPDVVRRLPWNIVLLFGGGFALAHGFQATGLARFVGEGFSGLSTVPPLVLILVICLAMTFLTELTSNTATTEMVLPIFAAVAVATGVHPLLLMVPATLSASCAFMMPVATPPNAVVFGSNRVRIAEMARAGLFLNLIGAVVITLIFRAVGPLLFGIEPGVLPDWAVTP, from the coding sequence ATGGCACACAACCGTTCGGAGGGCAGATCGGGGACGCGCTCGCGCGGCCAGCGCATCGGACTGTGGCTCGGACCGCTCCTCTTCCTCCTGATGCTCCTGCTCGACCTCGAGCCGGGACGGCCGGAGGTCACCCGCATGGCCGCGGTGGCGGTCCTCATGGCCACCTGGTGGATCACCGACGCGATTCCCCTCTTCGCAACCGCCCTGCTCCCGCTTCTCCTGTTCCCGATTCTCGGGATCGAGCGGACCGCGGAGACGGCACCCCACTACTTCAACAGCACGATCGTTCTCTTCCTCGGCGGTTTCATGATCGCGCTCACGATGGAGAAGTGGGACGTACACCGGCGGATCGCCCTCTGGGTCATCCGGGCGGTGGGCGGCGGTCCCGCCCGCATCGTGCTCGGCTTCATGCTCGCGGCAGCCTTCCTCTCCATGTGGATCTCGAACACGGCCACCGCGATCATGATGGTCCCGGTCGGCCTCGCCGTCATCCTGCGCATGGAAGAGCAGTTCGGGCAGGGTCGCACGCGCGCCTTCTCCGTGTCGATCATGCTGGGGATCGCCTACGCCTGCTCGGCCGGCGGGATCGCGACGCTGGTCGGCACGCCGCCGAACCTCTCCCTCCAGCGAATCTTCGCGATCACCTTCCCGGACGCCCCGCACATCGCCTTCGGGGTGTGGTTCGTCATGGCGCTGCCGATCGCGGCGCTCATGCTGGTCTTCGCGTGGCTGCTCATCACCCGGGTCTTCTTCCGCGTGCCGGAGGAGGTGACCGTCGACCGCGACATCGTGGAGTCCGAGATGCGGAAGCTCGGCTCCGTCGCCTTCGAGGAGCGGGCGATCCTCGTGATCTTCGCCGCGACGGCCCTGCTGTGGGTATTCCGCGCGCCGATCGAGATCGGCCGGTTCACGATCCCGGGCTGGTCCTCGCTCCTGCGCTACGGTCACCTCATCGACGACGGGACCGTCGCGATCACGATGGCCTGCATCCTCTTTCTCGTCCCGACGAGGTCACCGGGCGCAAGGTCCGCCACGGTCATGGGACCGGACGTGGTGCGACGGCTTCCGTGGAACATCGTGCTGCTGTTCGGGGGAGGCTTCGCCCTCGCGCACGGCTTCCAGGCCACGGGGCTGGCGCGGTTCGTGGGAGAGGGGTTCAGCGGGCTGTCGACGGTGCCGCCGCTCGTGCTGATCCTCGTCATCTGCCTCGCGATGACGTTCCTCACCGAACTCACCTCGAACACGGCGACCACGGAGATGGTGCTCCCGATCTTCGCGGCGGTCGCCGTCGCGACCGGCGTTCACCCGCTCCTGCTGATGGTCCCGGCGACGCTCTCCGCCTCTTGCGCCTTCATGATGCCGGTGGCGACGCCGCCCAACGCCGTGGTGTTTGGCAGCAACCGGGTGAGGATCGCGGAGATGGCGCGGGCGGGACTCTTCCTCAACCTCATCGGCGCCGTCGTGATCACGCTGATCTTCCGCGCCGTCGGGCCGCTGCTGTTCGGGATCGAACCGGGCGTCCTCCCCGACTGGGCGGTGACCCCCTAA
- the miaA gene encoding tRNA (adenosine(37)-N6)-dimethylallyltransferase MiaA, which produces MPAIAGPTASGKTSVAIELARLLDGEIISMDSRQAYRGFAIGTAAPSADELAAAPHHGVGFLDPHERYGAGRFARLATRWLSGIRSRGRVPILAGGTGLFLRALTHPMFEEPPLDPGRRVALHGWLDGLEREELVRCATRLDPALAARHRPLDRQRAARTVELALLTGKPLTRWMTRAPTERPPLRTATWVLEWPAPLLRERIAHRAEALVRGGAWLEEVRGLLACGLDGSRAFDALGYADVAALVRGEADVDETIERVSRATWRYARRQRTWFRHQLPENAVVLQLLDESTTPGQLARRIASDWREAV; this is translated from the coding sequence GTGCCGGCCATCGCGGGGCCTACCGCCTCGGGCAAGACGTCCGTCGCCATCGAGCTCGCGCGCCTGCTGGATGGCGAGATCATCTCCATGGACAGCCGCCAGGCTTACCGCGGCTTCGCGATCGGGACCGCGGCGCCCTCCGCCGACGAACTCGCCGCTGCGCCGCACCACGGCGTCGGTTTTCTCGACCCGCACGAGCGCTACGGCGCGGGCCGCTTCGCGCGCCTGGCCACTCGCTGGCTCTCCGGGATCCGGTCCCGGGGGCGGGTCCCCATCCTCGCCGGCGGGACGGGGCTGTTCCTGCGTGCGCTGACGCACCCGATGTTCGAGGAGCCTCCGCTCGATCCGGGGCGCCGCGTGGCGCTGCACGGCTGGCTGGATGGGCTCGAACGGGAGGAACTCGTACGCTGCGCAACCCGCCTCGATCCGGCGTTGGCGGCGCGGCACCGCCCCCTCGACCGGCAGCGGGCGGCGCGCACGGTGGAACTGGCGCTCCTGACGGGGAAGCCGCTCACGCGCTGGATGACGCGCGCCCCGACCGAACGCCCACCGCTGCGAACCGCGACCTGGGTGCTGGAGTGGCCCGCGCCGCTCCTGCGCGAACGGATCGCGCACCGTGCCGAGGCCCTGGTGCGGGGTGGCGCGTGGCTGGAGGAGGTCCGAGGTCTCCTGGCCTGCGGACTCGACGGATCGCGCGCCTTCGACGCGCTGGGCTACGCGGACGTCGCGGCGCTGGTTCGGGGCGAGGCCGACGTCGACGAGACGATCGAGCGCGTGTCGAGGGCCACCTGGCGCTACGCGCGCCGGCAGCGGACATGGTTCCGGCACCAGCTCCCCGAGAACGCCGTCGTCCTGCAGCTGCTGGACGAGTCGACGACACCGGGGCAACTTGCGCGCCGCATCGCAAGCGACTGGCGCGAAGCAGTATGA
- a CDS encoding TatD family hydrolase: MAGAGTTLFDSHLHLTAARFAPDLGEVVDRARARGVSRMVTIASDPEDAEEALALAARTPGLWATAGLHPHAADRTSASLMREIERIAEAPEVVAIGETGLDFHYDSAARPAQLGNFEAHLRMAARLGLPIVVHSRSAEAETAERVREYGDGATGVLHCFTGGEALLRAALDADWYVSFSGLITFVPELAEWARAVPDDRLLIETDAPYLAPAPRRGRRNEPAYLTHTCERLAAVRGVSFEEAAALTAGNACRFYGLRGAA; the protein is encoded by the coding sequence GTGGCCGGAGCCGGGACGACGCTTTTCGACTCGCACCTTCATCTGACCGCGGCCCGCTTCGCCCCCGACCTCGGCGAGGTGGTGGACCGGGCGCGGGCGCGGGGCGTGAGCCGCATGGTCACGATCGCCTCGGATCCCGAGGACGCGGAGGAAGCCCTGGCGCTGGCCGCGCGGACGCCCGGTCTGTGGGCGACGGCCGGACTCCACCCCCACGCGGCGGACCGGACCTCGGCTTCCCTCATGCGCGAGATCGAGCGCATCGCCGAAGCTCCCGAGGTCGTCGCGATCGGGGAGACGGGCCTGGATTTCCACTACGACAGTGCGGCCCGGCCGGCGCAGCTGGGGAACTTCGAGGCGCACCTCCGGATGGCGGCCCGGCTCGGTCTGCCGATCGTCGTACACTCCCGCTCGGCGGAGGCCGAGACGGCGGAGCGGGTGAGGGAATACGGCGACGGCGCCACGGGAGTGCTGCACTGCTTTACGGGAGGCGAAGCACTCCTCCGGGCCGCCCTGGATGCGGACTGGTACGTCTCCTTCTCGGGCCTCATCACGTTCGTCCCCGAGCTGGCCGAGTGGGCGCGCGCGGTGCCGGACGACCGGCTCCTCATCGAGACAGACGCCCCCTACCTCGCGCCCGCCCCCCGCCGCGGCCGCCGAAACGAACCCGCCTACCTCACGCACACGTGCGAGCGACTGGCGGCGGTGCGCGGCGTGTCCTTCGAGGAAGCTGCGGCGCTCACGGCGGGGAACGCCTGCCGCTTCTACGGCCTGCGGGGCGCGGCATGA